The Bacillus carboniphilus genome contains a region encoding:
- the lepB gene encoding signal peptidase I produces MTNTQNKVVEKKKKEWFEWVKALGIAVILAVIIRSFLFAPVVVDGESMTPTLLNQDRMIVNKIGYSINGLDRFDIVVFHATEDKDYIKRVIGLPGDEIEYRDDQLYINGEEVDEPFLDEQKEQVFGLLTEDFTLEERTGKLTVPDNEIFVMGDNRRNSQDSRHIGTVPMSEVMGKTEFVFWPVEDFGMVE; encoded by the coding sequence TTGACAAATACGCAAAATAAAGTGGTTGAAAAAAAGAAAAAAGAATGGTTTGAATGGGTGAAAGCATTAGGGATTGCTGTTATTCTTGCTGTTATTATTAGATCGTTTTTATTTGCTCCAGTAGTAGTGGATGGGGAGTCGATGACGCCTACTTTATTGAACCAAGATAGGATGATTGTCAATAAAATCGGCTACTCTATTAATGGGCTGGACAGATTTGATATCGTTGTCTTTCACGCAACCGAAGATAAAGATTATATTAAGCGTGTAATCGGGTTACCTGGTGACGAAATTGAGTATAGAGATGATCAGCTCTATATAAATGGGGAAGAAGTTGACGAGCCGTTTCTAGATGAGCAGAAAGAGCAAGTGTTTGGATTGTTAACAGAAGACTTTACATTAGAAGAAAGAACAGGTAAATTAACTGTTCCTGATAATGAGATATTTGTAATGGGAGACAATAGACGAAATAGTCAAGATAGTCGTCATATTGGAACCGTACCTATGTCTGAAGTAATGGGCAAAACAGAGTTTGTTTTCTGGCCAGTAGAGGATTTTGGAATGGTCGAGTAA
- the rimM gene encoding ribosome maturation factor RimM (Essential for efficient processing of 16S rRNA), whose product MKDIKWFNVGKLVNTHGIHGEVRVISVTDFPEERYQKGNRLYLFNKNDSKPTEEVVVHSYRKHKNFYLLTFEGLNNINQVEPFKGMEIKVTQDQLTPLSKNEYYLHEIIGCEVVSEEGKEIGRIKEVLSPGANDVWVIKTASKKEVLIPYIEEVVKEVNIEEKKITIHEMEGLLDE is encoded by the coding sequence ATGAAAGATATAAAATGGTTTAACGTAGGGAAACTAGTCAATACACACGGAATCCACGGAGAAGTTAGAGTTATTTCAGTTACCGATTTTCCTGAAGAACGTTACCAAAAAGGAAATAGATTATATTTATTTAATAAAAACGACAGCAAGCCAACAGAGGAAGTAGTTGTCCACTCTTATCGAAAGCATAAAAATTTTTATTTATTAACTTTCGAAGGGCTCAACAATATTAATCAAGTGGAACCGTTTAAAGGGATGGAAATAAAAGTGACACAAGACCAATTAACCCCCCTTTCTAAAAACGAATACTACTTACATGAAATCATCGGCTGTGAAGTCGTTTCAGAAGAAGGAAAAGAGATTGGACGTATAAAAGAAGTATTATCTCCTGGAGCAAATGATGTATGGGTTATAAAAACAGCTTCAAAAAAGGAAGTGCTCATCCCATATATTGAAGAAGTCGTAAAAGAAGTGAATATTGAAGAAAAGAAAATTACCATTCATGAAATGGAAGGGTTACTAGACGAATGA
- the ftsY gene encoding signal recognition particle-docking protein FtsY: MSFLKKMKEKLTTQTDQVASKFKEGLTKTRDQFSEKVNDLVAKYRKVDEDFFEELEEILISADVGVNTVMELIDELKDEVKKRNIQDTKDVRSVISEKLVEIYEGDEDEHQDLNIKDGRLNIILFVGVNGVGKTTTIGKIAHKFKNEGKEVLMAAGDTFRAGAIEQLEVWGERVGVDVIKQAAGSDPAAVMYDAIQAAKARKTDVLLCDTAGRLQNKVNLMKELEKVKRVIEREVEGGPHEVMLVLDATTGQNAMSQAKQFSEATDVTGIVLTKLDGTAKGGIVLAIRNELQIPVKFVGLGEKMDDLQEFEAEKYVYGLFANLVEEEE, translated from the coding sequence ATGAGCTTTTTAAAAAAAATGAAAGAGAAGCTGACGACACAAACGGATCAAGTCGCGAGTAAATTTAAAGAAGGATTAACAAAAACTAGAGATCAATTCTCTGAAAAAGTTAATGATCTTGTCGCAAAATATAGAAAAGTTGATGAAGACTTTTTTGAGGAACTAGAAGAAATATTAATTTCTGCCGACGTGGGCGTTAATACGGTCATGGAGCTAATCGATGAATTAAAGGATGAGGTTAAAAAACGAAACATACAAGATACAAAGGATGTTCGATCTGTTATTTCAGAAAAGCTTGTTGAGATTTATGAAGGAGATGAAGACGAGCATCAAGACTTGAATATAAAAGATGGTCGCTTAAATATTATTTTGTTTGTTGGAGTAAATGGGGTTGGAAAAACGACAACGATAGGAAAGATCGCTCATAAGTTTAAAAATGAGGGGAAAGAAGTTTTAATGGCGGCTGGAGATACATTTAGAGCGGGTGCCATTGAGCAATTAGAAGTATGGGGAGAACGTGTAGGTGTGGATGTCATAAAGCAGGCAGCTGGCTCTGATCCTGCGGCAGTCATGTACGACGCTATACAAGCCGCAAAAGCAAGGAAAACAGATGTCCTTCTTTGTGATACCGCAGGTAGGCTACAAAATAAAGTAAACCTTATGAAGGAATTAGAGAAAGTAAAAAGAGTGATTGAGAGAGAGGTGGAAGGTGGCCCTCACGAAGTTATGCTCGTTTTAGATGCAACTACAGGACAAAATGCGATGAGTCAAGCGAAGCAATTTTCAGAGGCTACTGACGTTACGGGGATTGTTTTGACGAAGCTAGATGGTACGGCAAAAGGAGGCATTGTCCTTGCGATTCGCAATGAATTGCAAATTCCAGTGAAATTTGTCGGACTAGGAGAAAAAATGGACGATTTGCAGGAGTTCGAAGCTGAAAAGTATGTATACGGTTTGTTTGCTAATTTAGTAGAGGAAGAAGAGTAA
- a CDS encoding chromosome segregation SMC family protein, producing MKVLFASKEQSYENKKELLDNEKKDILRQQERLDVLKEDLALLNNELTNQTSGESQIEKAAEQKFNDKNKTLTLITSRREERHTLFQQLEKEELEIKEVKRQYKKVSQLLKEDEVHLNRLDVELDNRLTQLREDYEMSFEAAKHKYPLLQDEEQTRKQVKLIKLEIEELGTVNLGAIDECERISERYNFLTEQKQDLTDAQDTLFQVINEMDTEMKKRFETTFTDIRSHFHVVFRQLFGGGRADLQLTDPEDLLNTGVQILAQPPGKKLQHLSLLSGGERALTAIALLFSILKVKPVPFCVLDEVEAALDEANVYRFAQYLKQYSEETQFIVITHRKGTMEEADVLYGVTMQESGVSKLVSVRLNEMEGLTKSS from the coding sequence ATGAAGGTGTTGTTTGCTAGTAAAGAGCAATCGTATGAAAATAAAAAAGAGCTACTTGATAATGAAAAAAAAGATATTCTCCGTCAACAAGAAAGGTTAGATGTATTAAAAGAAGATTTAGCTCTTCTTAATAATGAACTCACAAACCAAACAAGTGGAGAAAGCCAAATTGAAAAGGCAGCCGAGCAGAAATTCAATGATAAAAATAAAACGTTAACACTTATTACATCTAGGCGAGAAGAACGACATACTTTGTTTCAACAATTAGAGAAAGAAGAACTAGAAATTAAAGAAGTAAAAAGACAATATAAAAAGGTAAGTCAATTATTAAAAGAAGATGAAGTTCATTTAAACCGTTTAGATGTAGAATTAGATAACAGGCTTACGCAATTGAGAGAAGACTATGAAATGTCGTTTGAAGCGGCTAAACATAAATATCCATTACTTCAAGATGAAGAACAAACGCGAAAACAAGTGAAGTTAATTAAACTGGAAATAGAAGAGTTAGGCACGGTTAATTTAGGAGCTATAGATGAGTGTGAACGAATTAGTGAGCGATACAATTTTCTAACCGAACAAAAGCAGGATCTTACAGATGCCCAAGATACGTTATTTCAAGTCATTAATGAAATGGATACTGAGATGAAGAAAAGGTTTGAAACAACATTTACTGATATTCGCTCTCATTTTCATGTTGTATTCAGGCAGTTATTTGGAGGTGGGAGAGCGGACCTACAATTAACTGATCCAGAGGACTTATTAAATACTGGGGTGCAAATTCTTGCACAACCGCCAGGTAAAAAGCTTCAGCATCTAAGCCTTCTTTCGGGTGGTGAAAGAGCGTTAACAGCGATTGCTCTTTTATTTTCAATCTTAAAGGTAAAACCAGTTCCTTTCTGTGTCCTCGATGAAGTTGAAGCCGCACTAGATGAAGCAAACGTTTATCGCTTCGCTCAATATTTGAAGCAATATAGTGAAGAGACGCAGTTTATCGTTATTACACATAGAAAAGGGACAATGGAAGAAGCCGATGTCCTTTATGGGGTAACGATGCAAGAATCAGGTGTGTCAAAGCTTGTGTCAGTTCGGTTAAATGAGATGGAAGGTTTGACAAAATCATCATAA
- the sucC gene encoding ADP-forming succinate--CoA ligase subunit beta produces the protein MNIHEYQGKELLRKYGVSVPNGKVAFTVDEAVEAANQLNSAVSVVKAQIHAGGRGKAGGVKVAKNIEEVRTYADEILGKTLVTHQTGPEGKEVKRLLIEEGCDIKKEYYVGLVLDRATSKVVLMASEEGGTEIEEVAEATPEKIFKETIDPAIGLQVFQARRIAFNINIPKELVGQAVKFMMSLYKCFVSNDCSIAEINPLVVTGDGKVMALDAKLNFDSNALYRHKDIMELRDLDEEDAKEIEASKYDLSYIALDGNIGCMVNGAGLAMSTMDIIKHYGGDPANFLDVGGGATAEKVTEAFKIILSDDNVKGIFVNIFGGIMRCDVIAQGVVEATKQIGLKIPLVVRLEGTNVDLGKQILEDSGLDITSADSMADGAQKIVSLVS, from the coding sequence ATGAATATACATGAATATCAAGGAAAAGAACTCCTAAGAAAGTATGGAGTTTCCGTTCCCAATGGAAAGGTTGCATTTACAGTAGATGAGGCTGTAGAGGCAGCTAATCAATTAAATTCAGCTGTATCAGTTGTAAAGGCTCAAATCCACGCAGGTGGTCGTGGTAAAGCTGGAGGGGTAAAGGTAGCAAAAAATATAGAAGAAGTACGTACATACGCTGATGAGATTTTAGGTAAAACGTTAGTCACTCATCAAACGGGTCCAGAAGGCAAAGAAGTAAAGCGCTTACTTATTGAAGAAGGCTGTGATATTAAAAAGGAATATTACGTTGGCCTCGTGCTAGATCGTGCAACATCTAAAGTGGTATTAATGGCGTCTGAAGAAGGTGGGACTGAAATCGAAGAGGTAGCGGAAGCAACCCCTGAAAAGATCTTTAAAGAAACAATTGATCCTGCCATCGGTCTTCAAGTTTTTCAAGCAAGAAGAATCGCTTTTAATATTAACATTCCAAAAGAACTAGTTGGTCAAGCTGTAAAATTCATGATGAGTCTCTATAAATGTTTTGTTTCTAATGATTGTTCAATTGCAGAAATCAATCCATTAGTTGTAACAGGTGATGGAAAAGTGATGGCTTTAGATGCAAAGCTGAATTTTGATTCGAATGCTCTTTATCGTCATAAAGATATTATGGAGCTTCGTGATTTAGATGAAGAAGATGCGAAAGAAATAGAGGCTTCTAAATATGATTTGAGTTATATTGCTTTAGATGGAAATATCGGTTGTATGGTAAATGGAGCTGGACTAGCGATGTCCACTATGGATATTATTAAGCACTATGGCGGTGATCCTGCAAACTTTCTTGATGTTGGTGGTGGAGCAACTGCAGAAAAGGTAACAGAAGCTTTTAAAATTATTCTTTCTGATGACAACGTAAAAGGTATTTTTGTCAATATTTTCGGTGGCATTATGCGTTGTGATGTAATAGCTCAAGGTGTCGTAGAAGCTACTAAACAGATCGGCTTAAAAATACCGTTAGTCGTTCGTCTTGAAGGAACAAACGTAGATCTAGGTAAACAAATTTTAGAAGATTCAGGACTAGATATTACCTCTGCAGACTCAATGGCTGATGGAGCGCAAAAAATCGTATCACTAGTATCCTAA
- the sucD gene encoding succinate--CoA ligase subunit alpha: MSVFINKDTKVIVQGITGSTALFHTKQMLEYGTKIVGGTSPGKGGTEVEGVPVFNTVIEAVNETGANASVIYVPAPFAADAIIEAADAEMDIVICITEHIPVLDMVKVKRYLEGKKTRLVGPNCPGVITPEECKIGIMPGYIHKKGHVGVVSRSGTLTYEAVHQLSQAGIGQSTAVGIGGDPVNGTNFIDVLEAFNDDPKTYAVMMIGEIGGTAEEEAAQWVKENMKKPVVGFIGGQTAPPGKRMGHAGAIISGGKGTADEKIKVMNECGIKVAETPSVMGETLISVLKETDLYDKCKIK; this comes from the coding sequence ATGAGTGTTTTTATAAATAAAGATACAAAAGTCATCGTGCAAGGAATCACAGGATCAACGGCATTATTTCATACTAAGCAAATGTTAGAGTATGGGACTAAAATTGTTGGTGGTACCTCCCCAGGTAAAGGGGGGACAGAAGTAGAAGGTGTTCCGGTTTTTAATACAGTGATCGAAGCTGTAAATGAAACGGGTGCAAATGCTTCTGTTATTTATGTGCCAGCTCCGTTTGCTGCGGATGCAATCATAGAGGCTGCGGATGCTGAAATGGATATCGTTATTTGCATTACGGAACATATCCCCGTACTTGATATGGTGAAAGTAAAACGATATTTAGAAGGAAAGAAAACGCGATTAGTAGGACCAAACTGTCCAGGAGTAATCACGCCTGAAGAATGTAAAATTGGCATTATGCCTGGTTATATCCATAAAAAAGGACATGTTGGTGTCGTATCACGTTCTGGAACATTAACTTATGAAGCGGTTCATCAATTATCTCAAGCAGGTATTGGACAATCAACGGCAGTGGGTATTGGCGGAGACCCTGTAAATGGGACAAATTTCATTGATGTTTTAGAGGCTTTTAATGATGATCCAAAAACCTATGCAGTTATGATGATTGGTGAAATTGGCGGTACAGCTGAAGAAGAAGCAGCTCAGTGGGTAAAAGAAAATATGAAAAAACCTGTAGTAGGGTTTATTGGCGGCCAAACAGCACCTCCAGGAAAAAGAATGGGGCATGCCGGTGCGATCATTTCTGGCGGTAAAGGTACAGCAGATGAAAAGATTAAAGTGATGAATGAGTGTGGTATTAAAGTCGCAGAAACCCCATCTGTTATGGGTGAAACCTTAATTTCTGTATTAAAAGAAACAGATCTTTATGACAAATGTAAAATTAAATAA
- the rplS gene encoding 50S ribosomal protein L19: MHTLIQEITKDQLRSDLPEFRAGDTLRVHVKVVEGTRERIQVFEGVVIKRRGGGISETFTVRKVSYGVGVERTFPLHTPKISKIEVLRRGKVRRAKLYYLRNLRGKAARIKER, encoded by the coding sequence ATGCATACATTAATTCAAGAAATTACAAAAGACCAATTACGTAGCGATTTACCAGAGTTCCGTGCTGGAGACACTTTACGTGTTCACGTTAAAGTTGTTGAGGGTACACGCGAACGTATTCAGGTGTTTGAAGGTGTTGTAATTAAACGCCGTGGTGGTGGAATTAGTGAAACATTTACAGTACGTAAAGTTTCTTACGGTGTAGGTGTTGAGCGTACATTCCCATTGCACACACCGAAAATTTCGAAAATTGAAGTGTTACGTAGAGGTAAAGTACGTCGTGCTAAACTTTATTACTTACGCAACCTTCGTGGTAAAGCAGCTCGTATTAAAGAAAGATAA
- a CDS encoding ribonuclease HII — MVSLTIENIKEKLLHISEPEDSFLNECKQDKRKGVQKLVENWWKRYEHERALKETFNEMMQYEKSLWENGIHYIAGIDEVGRGPLAGPVVAAAVILPVDFYLPGLTDSKKLSHQKREEFYSIIKEEAISCSVGIVSAKEIDAWNIYEATKKAMIKAINGLEKSPEHLLIDAMKIDVPIKQTSIIKGDQKSISIAASSVIAKVTRDNYMKDLGSKYPNYFFEKHMGYGTKEHLVALEKYGYIEEHRQSFAPVKSVTKARTK; from the coding sequence ATTGTGTCCCTGACTATTGAGAACATAAAAGAAAAACTATTACATATTTCGGAACCTGAAGATTCATTTTTAAATGAATGTAAGCAAGATAAGAGAAAAGGCGTGCAAAAGCTCGTCGAAAATTGGTGGAAACGTTATGAGCATGAAAGAGCTCTGAAAGAGACGTTCAATGAAATGATGCAATATGAAAAAAGTCTCTGGGAAAACGGGATTCACTATATTGCTGGGATTGATGAAGTTGGTAGAGGTCCTCTAGCTGGCCCTGTTGTAGCAGCCGCTGTCATTCTCCCTGTAGATTTTTATTTACCTGGACTAACAGATTCTAAAAAGTTGTCTCATCAAAAAAGAGAAGAATTCTACTCTATCATTAAAGAAGAAGCAATAAGCTGCTCGGTAGGGATTGTTTCTGCTAAAGAAATTGATGCTTGGAACATATACGAAGCTACAAAGAAAGCAATGATAAAAGCAATTAATGGCTTAGAAAAATCTCCAGAACATCTATTAATTGATGCGATGAAAATTGATGTTCCAATAAAACAAACTAGCATAATCAAGGGAGATCAAAAAAGTATATCCATTGCCGCAAGTTCAGTGATTGCTAAAGTAACGAGGGATAACTATATGAAAGATTTAGGCTCTAAATATCCTAATTATTTTTTTGAGAAACATATGGGGTATGGAACAAAAGAACATTTAGTAGCTTTAGAGAAATATGGCTATATTGAAGAACATCGGCAGTCATTTGCACCTGTAAAAAGTGTTACGAAAGCAAGGACGAAATAG
- a CDS encoding KH domain-containing protein, producing MKELIETIAQSLVDFPDDVFVSERETEEKVTYTLSVHKEDVGKVIGKQGRVAKAMRTVVYAASNQSSKRVTLEIQD from the coding sequence ATGAAAGAGCTCATTGAAACGATTGCTCAGTCTCTTGTAGATTTTCCTGATGATGTCTTTGTATCAGAAAGAGAAACAGAAGAAAAAGTTACTTATACACTTTCTGTCCATAAAGAAGATGTTGGAAAAGTGATTGGAAAGCAAGGACGTGTCGCAAAAGCGATGAGAACGGTTGTGTATGCAGCGAGTAACCAATCGTCAAAACGAGTAACTTTAGAAATTCAGGATTGA
- the dprA gene encoding DNA-processing protein DprA, whose translation MEKRECLLKLFFMGIPISVLRKYLLLDKELEHVEDFLKKADLQLNRSSISFLTQYNSLPLSSTLNQLEKQSISVITSFDDFFPQLLKHIPQDPFILFCKGDLSLLKAGPKVSIVGSRTITTYSKKMIQLSVPSLTNKDVMIVSGLAKGVDEAVHRCAIENGGKTIGVLPAGFNYLYPKENIPLIKFMMNHHLVISEFPPWIPIKPWHFPYRNRIISGLTKGTYIIQAAKSSGSLSTATHAINQGKDVWVAPAPFFEKEYEGNFQLLDEGVPVATPNSLKDYF comes from the coding sequence ATGGAAAAACGAGAATGTCTACTTAAGTTATTTTTTATGGGAATCCCTATCTCTGTGTTAAGAAAATATTTGCTTCTCGATAAGGAACTTGAACATGTAGAAGATTTTTTAAAGAAAGCTGACCTTCAATTAAATCGTTCTAGTATAAGTTTCCTTACGCAATATAACTCCCTCCCACTATCATCAACCTTAAATCAATTAGAAAAACAGTCGATTTCAGTTATTACCTCATTTGATGACTTTTTCCCTCAATTATTAAAGCATATTCCACAGGACCCATTTATCCTTTTTTGTAAAGGGGATCTTTCTTTACTTAAAGCTGGGCCTAAAGTTAGCATCGTCGGTTCTCGAACAATCACCACCTACTCTAAAAAAATGATTCAATTGAGTGTCCCCTCCTTAACGAACAAAGATGTTATGATTGTAAGTGGTCTAGCAAAAGGCGTGGATGAGGCTGTCCATAGATGTGCGATTGAAAATGGAGGCAAAACCATTGGTGTATTACCAGCTGGATTTAACTATCTTTATCCGAAGGAAAATATTCCTCTTATCAAGTTCATGATGAATCACCATTTAGTAATAAGTGAATTTCCTCCTTGGATTCCGATCAAACCTTGGCATTTCCCATATCGTAATCGAATTATATCAGGGTTGACGAAAGGAACCTATATTATTCAAGCAGCAAAATCAAGTGGATCACTATCTACTGCAACACATGCAATTAATCAAGGAAAAGATGTTTGGGTTGCTCCTGCGCCTTTCTTTGAAAAAGAATATGAAGGGAATTTC
- the rpsP gene encoding 30S ribosomal protein S16 gives MAVKIRLKRMGAKKSPFYRIVVADSRSPRDGRQLETVGTYNPVSEPAEVKIDEELALKWLKDGAKPSDTVRNLFSKAGIMEKFHNEKLKK, from the coding sequence ATGGCAGTAAAAATTCGCTTAAAACGTATGGGAGCAAAAAAATCTCCTTTTTACCGTATTGTAGTAGCAGATTCTCGTTCTCCTCGTGATGGACGTCAATTAGAAACAGTTGGAACTTATAATCCAGTTTCAGAACCTGCAGAAGTTAAAATTGATGAGGAATTAGCATTGAAATGGTTAAAAGATGGTGCAAAACCTTCTGATACTGTAAGAAATCTTTTTTCTAAAGCAGGTATTATGGAGAAGTTCCATAACGAAAAACTTAAGAAGTAA
- a CDS encoding YlqD family protein, which yields MNIIQEIIVKQVVTPKSKQTLLNRFEQEKIKLEKEIDQLRFQSKKKDQGTNRGLVYKKEIDKRQEKIEVVEFQIQQLAILPLNSEIIESKAKGIVDVNVGDDWNQLMNNKTIVIEDGIVKEIR from the coding sequence ATGAATATTATTCAAGAGATTATTGTTAAACAAGTTGTGACACCTAAAAGTAAACAGACGTTATTAAATCGTTTCGAACAAGAGAAAATAAAACTAGAAAAGGAAATCGATCAGTTGCGATTTCAGTCCAAAAAGAAAGACCAAGGTACTAATCGAGGATTAGTATATAAAAAAGAGATTGACAAGCGTCAAGAAAAAATTGAAGTCGTTGAGTTTCAAATTCAGCAGCTGGCCATTCTTCCGCTAAATAGTGAAATTATTGAATCCAAGGCTAAAGGAATAGTAGATGTGAATGTTGGGGATGACTGGAATCAACTCATGAATAACAAAACGATTGTCATTGAAGATGGAATTGTAAAAGAAATTCGCTGA
- the ylqF gene encoding ribosome biogenesis GTPase YlqF, with the protein MAKARRQVTEKLKLVDIVFELVDARIPMSSRNPLIDEIINQKPKLILLNKADMADGNVTSQWINYFEERNITALAINSQKGDNINLISKEAKSLLTKKLERLQAKGVKPRAIRAMIVGVPNVGKSTLINKLAKKNIAQTGDRPGITKAQSWIKVGREMELLDTPGILWPKFEDQEVGYKLAITGAIKDEILNIQDVAVYALRYFMKNHPDRLKERFHLTDLSEEIVDIFDEIGKNRGYLLSGGVVNYDKVSEAILREIRSGKLGRLTLDYTSFENK; encoded by the coding sequence ATGGCGAAAGCGCGCAGACAAGTAACTGAAAAGTTAAAATTAGTGGACATCGTTTTTGAGTTAGTTGATGCAAGAATACCAATGTCCTCTAGAAATCCACTCATAGATGAAATAATTAACCAAAAGCCGAAGTTAATTTTATTAAATAAGGCGGATATGGCTGACGGTAATGTAACTTCACAATGGATAAATTATTTTGAAGAACGCAATATAACTGCATTAGCTATTAACTCTCAAAAAGGGGATAATATAAATCTAATTAGTAAAGAAGCTAAAAGCTTATTAACTAAAAAACTAGAGCGCCTCCAAGCTAAAGGAGTCAAGCCAAGGGCTATTCGAGCGATGATTGTTGGCGTACCGAACGTAGGTAAATCGACCTTGATTAATAAACTAGCCAAAAAAAATATTGCTCAAACGGGGGACCGTCCCGGAATAACGAAAGCTCAAAGTTGGATTAAAGTTGGAAGAGAAATGGAGTTGCTTGATACCCCAGGTATCCTTTGGCCTAAGTTTGAAGATCAAGAGGTTGGCTATAAACTTGCCATAACAGGTGCGATTAAAGATGAAATTTTAAATATACAGGATGTTGCGGTATATGCTCTTCGTTATTTTATGAAAAATCATCCAGATAGATTAAAGGAACGATTTCATTTAACCGATCTATCTGAAGAAATCGTCGATATATTTGATGAAATTGGAAAGAACCGTGGGTATTTACTTTCTGGAGGCGTTGTCAACTACGACAAAGTTTCTGAAGCTATTTTACGAGAGATACGCTCAGGTAAGTTAGGTAGGTTAACGTTAGACTATACATCATTTGAAAACAAGTAG
- a CDS encoding putative DNA-binding protein, whose protein sequence is MLEKTTRINYLFDFYQSLLTPKQKSYMSLYYLDDFSLGEIAEEFDVSRQAVFDNIKRTEAMLEEYEHKLNLLEKFQERNKMIKKIKEHPHATKEIVQLLHNLEKLD, encoded by the coding sequence ATGCTTGAAAAGACGACACGTATTAATTATTTATTTGATTTTTATCAGTCTTTGTTAACGCCTAAACAAAAGAGCTATATGTCTTTATACTATTTAGATGACTTTTCTCTTGGTGAAATTGCCGAGGAATTTGATGTGAGTAGGCAGGCGGTTTTTGATAACATTAAGCGTACTGAAGCTATGTTAGAAGAATATGAGCATAAATTAAACCTTCTTGAGAAATTCCAAGAACGTAACAAGATGATCAAAAAAATAAAAGAACATCCTCATGCAACAAAGGAGATCGTTCAATTACTACACAATCTTGAAAAGTTGGATTAG
- the trmD gene encoding tRNA (guanosine(37)-N1)-methyltransferase TrmD — MKIDILTLFPEMFPGVLNQSILKRAQENEIVDFSIHNIRSFSENKHRTVDDYPYGGGAGMVLKPEPVFNAIGKLTEGQKQRSKIILVCPQGERYSQQKAEQLAKEDHLMFICGHYEGYDERIRENLITDEISIGDFVLTGGELASMVIIDSVVRLLPGVLGKEQSHQNDSFSTGMLEHPHYTRPATYKGFKVPQELLSGNHALIEKWRQKESLRRTWMRRPDLLDKIDLSDEQKEWLKEIKEES, encoded by the coding sequence ATGAAAATTGATATTTTAACCTTATTTCCTGAAATGTTTCCAGGCGTTTTGAATCAATCTATTTTAAAGAGGGCTCAAGAGAATGAGATCGTTGATTTTTCTATTCACAATATTCGTTCATTTTCAGAAAATAAACATAGGACAGTAGATGATTATCCATACGGTGGAGGGGCGGGAATGGTCCTTAAACCGGAGCCTGTTTTTAATGCGATTGGAAAATTAACGGAAGGTCAAAAGCAAAGAAGTAAAATCATTTTAGTCTGTCCTCAAGGGGAAAGGTATTCGCAACAAAAAGCAGAGCAACTAGCAAAAGAAGATCATCTCATGTTCATATGTGGTCATTATGAAGGATATGATGAAAGAATTAGAGAGAACCTCATCACAGACGAAATATCCATTGGAGATTTTGTCTTAACGGGTGGAGAACTTGCGTCAATGGTGATCATTGATAGTGTCGTCAGGCTATTGCCAGGAGTGCTAGGGAAAGAACAATCTCATCAAAACGATTCTTTCTCTACAGGAATGCTGGAACACCCTCATTATACAAGACCAGCTACTTATAAAGGGTTTAAGGTCCCTCAAGAGCTTCTAAGTGGGAATCACGCGTTAATTGAAAAGTGGAGGCAAAAAGAATCGTTAAGAAGGACATGGATGAGGCGTCCTGATTTACTGGATAAAATAGACCTATCTGATGAACAAAAAGAGTGGTTAAAGGAAATAAAGGAAGAATCTTAG